CCGCATTCAGCGCCAGCCCTACGTGACCACCATTGGGCACCTCGTAGTAGGTCACCGTCATCCCCGCATTCCGGGCCGCTGCGGAGACTGCCTTTGCAGCCGCTACGTAGGTGGTGTCATCCGAGCCCACGGTGAAAACTGCAGTTGTGTTGGGGAACTGCTTCCCCTTCATGATGTTGATGGGCTTCTGGGCGTCGTAGGCGGCTTGGTTGCCGTTGAAGATCGCCGCGAGGTTCCCGGCCGGGTCTTCCGCGCCAGGGAATTCTTCGCCGGAGATGTCCACCACGTTGCCCCACATCTCCGGGTACTTGACCGCGAAGGAAATGGCACACTGGCCGCCGTTGGAGTACCCGGCGATGGTCCAGTGTTCGCGGTCGGGAAGGATGTTCAAGTTGGCTTTGGCCCAGTTCACCACGTCCTCGTTGATGTACTTTTCAACATTTCCATACTTGGCGGTGTCCAGGCAGAGGGTGTCATCCTGGTCCGGCCCGATCTGGTCTGCGACGATCGCGATGGGGGCCAGGCCGTTGTTCTTTGCCGCGAACTCGTCCAGTGCGGCGGAGACGTATTGCGGGTCAGGAAGCCCAGGCTGACCCATCATGAGGACGAACAAGGGCAGCTTGGGCGGATGTGCCGCCAGGGCTGCAGGGGGCAGGTAGATGCCCGCCGGCCTTGCGTTGAAGCCGGAGGCTGTGGCTGGAATGACCTGGGTGCCCGCTTCGCCCTTCGAGGGCTGGTCAGCCGGGGGTTTCCAGCTCTGCCATAGCGGACCTGCCGGGCTGGAGGCATCCGGGTCCGGCTTGGCCAACTGGATGGCGTCCTCAGTGGAGATTCCCAGCGCCGAGCCCAAGGTTTTGTTGAGTCCAAACTCCGTGTTGATGCCAAGCGCGGCTACCAGGAGGAATACCGGGACGGATACTGCGGCCACCACCTTCCGCCATCGCGGACTGTGGCGGAAGCTCACCACGGCAAGTCCCAACGCGGCGAAGCAGGAGATCGCCCAGAACCACACCCGGGGAGTCAGCCCCACATGGAAGACATCCAAAACGTCCTCCACGATCCACACAGTCAACCACCCGAACAGAGCAGCCACCACAATGGCCGTGATCGCTGTGAGGGCCCAGCGCGCCGAAGGCCTGAGGAACAGAAGCAGGAAGAACCCGGCGCCGATCACTCCGGCAATCGTCATGACAAGAGGGCCGCTGATCTCAAGCTTCAAAAGCTCGTTCATCGCCGGGAAGTCCGTTCCGGCGTCACGCGGCGGGCTCCTTGGCTACCATCTGCCGCAACAGCCCCGCGCTTTGCGTGGGGGAGAGTCCCGGCAAGTAGGCGGAACCCACGGCAATACCGATGGACGGTAGGGCCAACGGGTCTTGGTAGTACATGTACAAAGTCCGGTGCTCCGGCTGGAACCGCGACTTGAAGGCGGCCAACGACTTGAAGCCATACATGGGTTCCAAGGCGTTCCCGAGGAGTGCGAGGACGCGGTCCAGTGTGCTGCGGTCACCCTCGCCGGCGCCGGCTCCTGCGTTGGCCAGCGGAGAGCCGGACAAGGAGATGTGAGGGACTTCATCCTTGAAGTGGGTCACGGCGGAGGCAATAAGGAACTCCATGACGCCCTTGAAACCCGTGGTGCGGCGGCGCATGAAGTCCAAGGTCCACCCCGAGATGGTCCCTTGGCTGAAAACGGGCAGCCAGCTGGTGACTCCATGGACCAGGCCGGCGTCATCCACGGCAACACAGCAGAGCACCTCGGGATCTTTGAGCTCATTCAGGCCACCCAAGGTGAAGCCCATCTCAGGAAGTGCCTTGTCAGCCACCCATTCCTCGGAGATCTCAGCGAGCTGGGCCCTGATTCCCGGCGGCATCTCAGGGTAGTTGTACCAGTGATCCTTGATGGACAGCTTGTCTGCACGGTTCAGGGCGGTGCGGACGTTCTGCCACTCCTTCCCCTTGAAGGTCATGGCCTGGACGTTGAGTAGTGTCTCTTCCGCCACTTCCAGCTTCCTGAAGCCCCGGGGAAGGAGCGGTGCATCGAGCTCTGCCGTTGCCGAGTAGAAGCACGGGATCAGCCCGAGGTTCGAACAGTGTTTCAGGAATCCAGCGGCCGCATCGGCATGGTGTTCTTCAGCGCCGAAAGGACCCGCAACCGTAAGGGCCACGCCGTTATGGACCTGATAGGCAATACCGGCCTTCCTGTCCGGGGTGAACCAGTACTGGTTGTTGTCCCACAGCGCCATCCAGGACAGCGTGCCGCCGCCATCATGCAACAGCTCCCTGGTGTGCCCCAGATCGGCTGCCGGATCACTGGCGAGCATCCTGAACCGCCGGAAGTTATTCAGGACCAGCACCAGGATGCACAGCCAGATGATGTCCCCGCCCAGGCCGTAAAGGACCGTGCTCAGCAGGCCTTGCGGGAGGGCCACAACGAAGGGGACAGGGAAAGGAACCAGGATGTGGGTTAGCTGCCCGGCAAGGTCCAGCAGGGTAGAGCGGCCCGGGTTGCCTTCAATGAACCAGAACGCCACATAGAAGATCACGGCGGCGACAGCCAGGATGAGCGAGGTCCGGCCGAGGACCCGATAACCCGCGTCGCTCGACTCGACGCGGAACTTATGCCGGTTTACGAGCAGCAGCGCCACGATGATGAGCGGGGCGAGGACTGCTGGGACCGCGTAAAGGAGCAGGTACGCGAAGTCGTCATCGCCCAACGTGACGTCCGGATCATAGACGTATTGGAGGATGGACAGGACGGTCACAGCGGCAAGATACAGCTGGATAACAAGCGTCAGCCGGTACGCGAGCCGTCGGCCGCGCCGGAGGCCCTCGGCACAGACAAGCAACAGAAGAACCGGAATCAGTGTCAGGATGGCCGCGCCGAAGCTTTGGACGCCAACGATGCCCTGCAGGGTGACACAGTTGGTGTCGTTGTTGCACGCTTCCTGAACCTCATCGGCGTCGGGACTGGCCTGGAGCATGACCTCGGAAACGACGGAGAGGGGCCCTACTTCCCAGGTTCCGGTCAGTTGCGTGAGCAGAGGTCCGACGGCGAAGACGCCCACCACTGTGCCTACCAGGAAACGGGTCTCGCGAAGGCTTGACGAGTGGAGCGATCCGGCCCTGCGGCGGAGCACCAGCGACTGGACGGCCCAACCCGCCAAGATCCCGATCACGGCTCCGGCCAGCGCCTGCAGGGTTTGGGCAACGCCCACGAACAAGGCAAACATCAGCGTGGCGGCCAGCAACCACGTCCTCAGGCGACGACGCCACAGTGCCTCGAGTGCCGCCGTCGAACATCCCAATGCAGCGGCGGCGCCGCCATAGGCGCCCACTACATATTCGCCGCCCAGGAAGCTCAGCCACTGGTCGCTGGCGTCCGTTCCGAAGGTTACAAGCGCCACAAGAACCAAGGCGCTGAGGGCTGAGCCGGCTATGAAGGCAGCCAAGGCGATCCAAGGGCCCATGACGCGTTCGGCGATGCCGACACCCACCAGGATTGCCGCCGTGCAGGCCAGATAGTCCACAAGAGAGGAAGCAAAGAACGCCGACGTGAAGATGGACCACCACGGCCCGGGCTCTACCGCCAAGCCGATTCCGACTTGATCCAACAAGTCTTGGCCGGGGCCGTTGATGAGGCTACCGGAAACGGCACCCAGTACCCAGAGGATCACCACCAGAGCGAGCGTCAGCGGCAACCTCCGGACGGTGGCCAGGCCCCGCACACTGCCCCGAAATACAACAGCCGTGCTCATGTGATGTCCCCTTCACCGGTTCAAGCACCGGTTACCCCGGCTGGCCACCATTCTGCCTTGCGGCGCGCAGTTACGGGAGGGTTTGGTGACTCTCGACGGCGGCGGGTCGCCTGAGAGACCGGCCTAGTCCCTCTTCCAAGGGCCAGGATTCACGCGGTACAGCACGGCGGCGCCGATCACGGCACCCAGGATGGCACCAAACAGCGCGCTGCCGGCGGCGCGGCCCAAAAGAGCACCGGCGACGGCGCCGAGCAAAGCGCCGAGGAAGAGGCCCCTGCCGTTGCGGTGCGGTTTATTAGTCATGGTCACAGCCTACGGGGCTGGTTCTAATGGATGGACGGAACAGACCGGGGCCGGACGATCAACCACAGCGCGGCGATCGCGCCGGTGATGCAGGCGGCCATCACGGCGCCCATGGGGACGGCTGAACTGACGCCCAGCCACCCGACCACCAGCGGGACAATCCCGGCCATCATGAACTGCGATGCGCCCAGGAGCGATGCTGCGGTGCCTGCCTGCGCGCCGTGGTTCGCCAAGGACAGGACCTGTACACACGGGAACATGAAGCCTGTTGCGCAAATGTAGAACCACAAAGGAATGAGGATGCCCCACAATCCCACATGCAACAGGTCAAGGACCACGATCAGGAGGGCGGTGAACAGCATGAACACCGTTGCCCCGGCCACGATCCACTGCGGCGCCACCCGTCGGATCAGGCGCGAGCTGATCTGCACGCCTGCAACGATGCCTAGGGAGTTGACCCCGAACAGGATGCCGTATTCCTGCGGCGAAAAGCCGTAGACGTTCTGGAAGAGAAAGGTGGAAGCCGATAGGTATGCGAAAAGCCCGCCGAAGTTCAGGCTTCCCACCAGCACCATGCCCACGAAAATCCTGTCCGTCAGGACGGTCTTATAGCGTTGAGCCATCGTGTTGGCGGACTTTCCGCGCTGGTCGGCCGGAAGTGTCTCCCGAATGAAGAAGATGGAGGCGATGATGACCAGCAGGCCATAACCGGCCAGGAAGTAGAAGATGCCCGGCCACGGGAACGCCAGCAGCAGTTGGGAGCCGATGACCGGCGCCAGGATGGGGGCGAGGCCGTTGACCAGTGACATCCGCGAGAACATCCGGACCATGGAGTAGCCGTGAAAGAGGTCCCGGACCATGGCCATGGCCACCACGCCACCGCCGGCAGCGCCGATTCCCATGAGCACGCGGAAGAGGGAGAGCATCCCGATGTCCGTGGCCAGTGCCGCGCCGAGCGAAGAGCCGATGTGCAAAGCCGTGGCCAGAATCAGGGGCAGCCGACGTCCAACCTTGTCGCTGAAGGGGCCCACCAGCAGCTGGCCGAGCCCGAACCCCACAGTTGTACCGGTCAGTGTGAGCTGGATTGCCGCTTCCGATACGTCAAAACTCTCTTCCAAGGCGGGGAACGCCGGAAGATACAGGTCAATAGTGAAAGGACCCAGGGCAGTGAGGGCACCCAGCAGGAGAATGTAGACAAGTTTTTCGCGTCGGCTCAGAGAATCGCCCGGAGCAATGGGAGAGGTCACGATCATCTATCCTATGGCCCGGATCATATTTATTGGACCTATGACGGGCGCGCCGCATTGTCGTCCCGAAAGTTCAGCAGGAACCTGAATGATAGCTTTGAGGACAGGTGTACGCTGCGATGTTTTTTTGCGCCGCGTTCGCCTTACACGATGCCCAGAGGAAGCAGTTAGGCGGAACCCATGAGTGGACGTCACACCGGCCGGACCAGTCAAGGACCAGCCATTCGTACTATGCCGAAGACCCTCAAGCTCGTAGCAAGGCTGGTTCCGAGGCAACTCAACGACGAAATCGCCCTGGCGAAGGTAGAACTCAAGCGAAAGGCCACGCAGGTTGGCATCGCTGGCGCCTTCTTCGGAGTAGCGCTTGTGTTCTTGGGGCTCCTGGTGATTGCGCTGGTTGTCGCAGCCATCCTGGGTTTGGCCACAATTATGCCCGGCTGGCTGGCGGCTCTGATTGTTGCAGCATTCTTCCTGCTGATTGTGGCTATCGCATCCTTGATAGGCATAGCCAAATTCAAGAAAGCCATGCCCTTGGTCCCGGAAGACACCATCAGGGGCATCAAGCACGATCTCGGAATTGCCAAGGAAGGTTCTGCCTTCGACGAATCCATCCTGGATCCCAACTCGCCTGCCGCCAAGGCCGCGAAGGCTGAAAAGGAAGCAGCCGCGGAGAAGGCCAAGGCAGAAAAGGCTGCAAAGGAAGCGGCCAAGGAAGCAGACGCCGTCAAGGCGCCCACCGAAGCCGAACTTCGCTCGCGACTGAAGAGGCGGCGTGAACACCTGACCGGCGTCCGCGACGAACTCGGTGAGCAGCTGGACGTCAAGAAGCAGGGTCAGGCTTTGCTGGAAAGCGCCAACGGAAAGTTCAAAGACGGCAAGGAATTCGCTTCAGCGAAGCTTGCCGACCTCGGAGACTCCGTACCCGAAAGCCTCACCGAACGGCTTGCCGCCAGGTGGAAGGACCTCGCAGCTTTCGCCACCGCTGCCGTGGTCTTCGTTGTTGCGCTGAGGAAGCTGCTGAAGAAGTAGCAGCCAATCGGGGCACCAAAGACTGAAGACGAGGAAGGGGGACAAAAATGAGATTGATCGGAGCTGGGTCGCACCCTGACCGGCCGCAGGTTGATCATGACCTCATCTTCACGATCCCCAACGTCCTCACAGTCCTTCGTTTCATGGGCGTCCCGCTATTTGTGTGGCTCGTGTTGTCGGAACAGGAGTACGGCTTCGCGGTCCTGGTGCTCGTCATCATGGGCAGTACCGACTGGGTGGATGGATACATCGCCAGACGCTTCGACCAGACCTCCAAGCTGGGCCGGATACTGGATCCGATGGCCGACCGGGCCGCGTTGCTGGCTGTCGCGTTCACGCTGGCGATTGCCGGCGTCGTGCAGTGGTGGTACTTGGCCGCACTGTTGGTGCCGGACGCCGTATTGGCCATCGCCTCGCTGATCTACTTCCGGAGCCACCCGGACCTTCCGGTGAGCATCATTGGAAAGATCCGCACGGCGCTGCTGCTGGTCGGCACACCGTTGCTTGTCCTGTCCAAGCTGCCGATTCCACTTACCGAGGTCTACTTCGTGGCTGCTTGGACCTTCTTGGGCTTCGGACTGCTAGGCCATTGGATTGCGGCCTACAACTATTTTTGGGCCATCTTGCGTAAGGGTAAAGAATTGAAAACCGACGACGGCGGACGAGGCTGATGGTCTGGCTGGCGGTTTTTCTCGCGGTACTTGGTGCTTTCTTCCTCGCCATCGGCGCCCAGCGGCAGGGCAGCGCGGTGAAAGCCGATACCGGTGGCCTGGCGCTCAGCTCCAACGGCTTCCTGCGGCTCTTGCGAAATCCCCGTTGGATGCTCGGGCTGTTGTTCCTTGCTCTCGGAATGGTGATGAACGCAGTCGCTTTGGTTTCCGCGCCCCTCACAGTGGTGCAGCCCATTGGTGCCATCGCGCTGGTGATCACCACGGTGGTCAACGCCAAGGACCAGGGCCTGAGCATCAACCGCGCCACTGTGGTGGCCATCAGTGCCTGTGTTACGGGTTCGGCGTTGTTCGTGCTGCTGGCAGTCAACGTCACTCAGGAAAACCATCACGTTAACACCGAAGACGAGCTGACGATTGTCCTCCTGCTTGCCTTGGCCGTGGGCATCTTCGGAACACTGGCCGTCGTGTTCAGGCACCGAATGAGTGCCTTCGTCTACATTCTGGGAGCCGGTGTCCTTTTCGGCTTCGTCGCCGTGCTGACCCGCATCATCGGCAAGCACCTGCTCGATCCCAACGGTCTGTTCCTCCTGAACGTCCAGTGGTACACCCTCATCGCCATCGTGGCCGCCGGGGGACTGGGCTCCTGGTTCGTGCAGAGTGCCTACTCCGGAGGACCGCCGGACCTGGTAATCGCCGGGTTGACCGTCATTGACCCGATGGTGGGCATCGCAATCGGCATCGTGATCCTCGGTGAGCTTCGTCCCGATGTCCACGCCGTGATGGCCATCGCCATGGCTGCGGCCGCTACGCTTGCTATCGTGGGGGTTATTGCCCTGAGCCGGCACCATCCGGAAGTCACCAAACGCAAGAAGGATGCGAAGGCGGCTGCCAGCCGGAAGGCTTAGGGCAGAGATTTACCTTGCGCCACCGTTATTGCGGTCGGCAACCCGGCGACACCGCAGCATTGCCACAAGCAACGCTGTCCGCACCGTGACCATCAGGAGTTCTCCACGTGACCATTCCCGACACCAACAAGCCCCTCACTATTCTGATTGCGGCGGATACCTACCCGCCGCACGTCAACGGTGCCGCCCAGTTCGGCTACCGCCTTGCAAAGGGGATGACGGCACGTGGACACAACGTGCACGTGTTGGCCTGCCGTCCGGACACGGGCAAGAGCTACACGGAGTTCCGCGACGAAGCCACGGTCCACCGGCTTCGCTCCCATGGCGTTTTCACCCACGAGTACTTCCGGATCTGCTTCCCGTGGGAAATCAAGAAGGAAATCAGCCTCCTCTTCGACAAAGTCCAGCCGGATGTCGTCCACATCCAGAGCCACTACATGATCGGCGAGCACGTCCTCTACGAGGCTGTTAAGCGCGGAATCCGGATTGTAGCCACCAACCACTTCATGCCGGAGAACCTCAACCCCTTCCTTCCGTTCCCGCAGTGGTTCAAGGACATCGTGGGCCGGATTTCGTGGAAGGACATGGGCAAGGTCATGGGTCAGGCCGACGTGGTCACCACACCCACGCCGCTCGCTGCCAAGGCCATGCACCAGCACGCCTTCCTGCGTAAGGTCCTGCCCCTTTCCAACGGCATCGATTCTTCGGCCTACGAGCTCCAGCCCGGTGAAATCATCGAACCGCATGCCAACCCAACGGTCCTGTTCGTGGGCCGCCTGGCCGAAGAGAAGCACATCAACGTGCTGATCGACGCCGTGGCCAAGACCCCGCGCGAGTTGAACGTGAATCTGGAAATCGTGGGTGGTGGCGAAGTTCGTCCCGCCCTTGAGGCCCAGGTAGCGAAGCTTGGGCTGGGGGATCGGGTGCGGTTCCTTGGGTTGGCGAGTGACGAGGACCTGCGTGAGGCGTACATCAAGGCCGATATCTTCTGCATGCCCGGTACTGCCGAGCTGCAGTCGCTGGTGACCCTGGAGGCCATGTCGGCTTCCACTCCTGTGCTGCTGGCCAACGCCATGGCACTGCCGCACCTGGTCCGTGACGGGGAGAACGGCTACCTGTTCACGCCCAACGACAGCAATGAGCTCGCGGCCAAGATCACCCACCTGGTGGAACTTCCCAAGGACGAACTTGTTGCCATGGGCAAGCTGAGCCGCGAGATGGTTGAGCCGCACAGCATCAACGGCACCCTCCAGACGTTTGAGGACCTCTACCGAGGGGCTTCCTACGAGGACAAAGTGGTGTGACACAAGCACTCCCCATTAGCTATTAGTATTGCTAGAGTGCTTTGCCCGGTACTGCTGTTTCACAGCGGCCGGACCGGGCATCACGGGGCTATAGCTCAGCTGGTTAGAGCGCGGGACTCATAATCCTAAGGTCCTCGGTTCAAGTCCGAGTAGCCCTACATTCACACGGGAGCCGTGGCCGACGATCAAGACGTCGGTCACGGCTCTCTTGCTGTCACTGACCGTTGACTGCAGCCGTTAGTTCGTGGCGAATGCGGGCTTCCTCCCCACTTCCTGTCGTGGGTAGACGTAATAGGCGGATCTTGTGCGCGTGGCAGATGGCGTCTTTGTGGGCATCCCGGGCGTGCTGCGCGGGGTTGTTTTCATGGAAGGCAAAACCATCGACCTCAACTGCAAGGACGGGCATGTTGCTGATGCGGTTGTAGACCACAAAGTCCAAGGTTGCGCGGTTCTGGACGTAGGAGCGTTGTTCGGGCGTGAGCATGGACAGCTCAGGCAGCAGGTTCCTCAGCAGGACCTGCGGCGCTATGGCCAGGTCGGTGAAAGGCTCATCCCCGATGAGTTCAGTCAATAACGTCCAGATGATGTTTTCCGAAGTGAACTGTGAATTGGCCTGCAGCCTGCTGGCCAGTGGTTTCAACAGCGCAGAATATTCTCTGTACAAGAGGTCGAAAACAGACAGGACGCTGCTGTCGAACACACCATCTTCAGGGTTTCGGTACCGAATGAACTGAACCAAGTCCCGAAGATGGCGGCTTGTGGGAAGCATCTCGTTGTTGGTGACGAGGACAAACCGCTTCACTGCGCGGGAGACGGCGACGTTTACCAAGTGGGGGTCGTCTACGAAGTTGATGCCCGATTTACCGAGGTTCGTCTCGTCCAGGACGGTGCTCATGATGATCACGGTCTTTTGGCGCCCCTGGAACTTATGGACCGTGTCCGCTTGGATGTTGTTGACCAGGGCCTCGGCTACCTTGTCCACTTGCCTTCGATACGGGGTCACCACGCCGATTTCGTCATCGGGAATGCCTGAACAAAATTGGTCCAGCACTTCCTTGGCAATGACATCCGCCTCCCGCTGGTTGGTCCGCCCCCCGCTGTGGTGCTGACGCATGTGGTTCCCCTCAGCTGTACGGACCACGACCATCGGCTGTCCCTCAACGTCGCCGGAGGTATACGGCACAAGCTGTCCTCCG
This genomic interval from Paenarthrobacter aurescens TC1 contains the following:
- a CDS encoding esterase family protein (identified by match to protein family HMM PF00756), whose product is MNELLKLEISGPLVMTIAGVIGAGFFLLLFLRPSARWALTAITAIVVAALFGWLTVWIVEDVLDVFHVGLTPRVWFWAISCFAALGLAVVSFRHSPRWRKVVAAVSVPVFLLVAALGINTEFGLNKTLGSALGISTEDAIQLAKPDPDASSPAGPLWQSWKPPADQPSKGEAGTQVIPATASGFNARPAGIYLPPAALAAHPPKLPLFVLMMGQPGLPDPQYVSAALDEFAAKNNGLAPIAIVADQIGPDQDDTLCLDTAKYGNVEKYINEDVVNWAKANLNILPDREHWTIAGYSNGGQCAISFAVKYPEMWGNVVDISGEEFPGAEDPAGNLAAIFNGNQAAYDAQKPINIMKGKQFPNTTAVFTVGSDDTTYVAAAKAVSAAARNAGMTVTYYEVPNGGHVGLALNAGLTKGFEVLYPRLGLSR
- a CDS encoding putative integral membrane protein (DUF470, DUF471, DUF472) (identified by match to protein family HMM PF04329; match to protein family HMM PF04330; match to protein family HMM PF04331) — its product is MSTAVVFRGSVRGLATVRRLPLTLALVVILWVLGAVSGSLINGPGQDLLDQVGIGLAVEPGPWWSIFTSAFFASSLVDYLACTAAILVGVGIAERVMGPWIALAAFIAGSALSALVLVALVTFGTDASDQWLSFLGGEYVVGAYGGAAAALGCSTAALEALWRRRLRTWLLAATLMFALFVGVAQTLQALAGAVIGILAGWAVQSLVLRRRAGSLHSSSLRETRFLVGTVVGVFAVGPLLTQLTGTWEVGPLSVVSEVMLQASPDADEVQEACNNDTNCVTLQGIVGVQSFGAAILTLIPVLLLLVCAEGLRRGRRLAYRLTLVIQLYLAAVTVLSILQYVYDPDVTLGDDDFAYLLLYAVPAVLAPLIIVALLLVNRHKFRVESSDAGYRVLGRTSLILAVAAVIFYVAFWFIEGNPGRSTLLDLAGQLTHILVPFPVPFVVALPQGLLSTVLYGLGGDIIWLCILVLVLNNFRRFRMLASDPAADLGHTRELLHDGGGTLSWMALWDNNQYWFTPDRKAGIAYQVHNGVALTVAGPFGAEEHHADAAAGFLKHCSNLGLIPCFYSATAELDAPLLPRGFRKLEVAEETLLNVQAMTFKGKEWQNVRTALNRADKLSIKDHWYNYPEMPPGIRAQLAEISEEWVADKALPEMGFTLGGLNELKDPEVLCCVAVDDAGLVHGVTSWLPVFSQGTISGWTLDFMRRRTTGFKGVMEFLIASAVTHFKDEVPHISLSGSPLANAGAGAGEGDRSTLDRVLALLGNALEPMYGFKSLAAFKSRFQPEHRTLYMYYQDPLALPSIGIAVGSAYLPGLSPTQSAGLLRQMVAKEPAA
- a CDS encoding hypothetical protein (identified by Glimmer2; putative), whose protein sequence is MTMTNKPHRNGRGLFLGALLGAVAGALLGRAAGSALFGAILGAVIGAAVLYRVNPGPWKRD
- a CDS encoding putative drug resistance transporter, Bcr/CflA subfamily (identified by match to protein family HMM PF07690; match to protein family HMM TIGR00710), with the protein product MIVTSPIAPGDSLSRREKLVYILLLGALTALGPFTIDLYLPAFPALEESFDVSEAAIQLTLTGTTVGFGLGQLLVGPFSDKVGRRLPLILATALHIGSSLGAALATDIGMLSLFRVLMGIGAAGGGVVAMAMVRDLFHGYSMVRMFSRMSLVNGLAPILAPVIGSQLLLAFPWPGIFYFLAGYGLLVIIASIFFIRETLPADQRGKSANTMAQRYKTVLTDRIFVGMVLVGSLNFGGLFAYLSASTFLFQNVYGFSPQEYGILFGVNSLGIVAGVQISSRLIRRVAPQWIVAGATVFMLFTALLIVVLDLLHVGLWGILIPLWFYICATGFMFPCVQVLSLANHGAQAGTAASLLGASQFMMAGIVPLVVGWLGVSSAVPMGAVMAACITGAIAALWLIVRPRSVPSIH
- a CDS encoding putative protein of unknown function (DUF1469) (identified by match to protein family HMM PF07332), translated to MSGRHTGRTSQGPAIRTMPKTLKLVARLVPRQLNDEIALAKVELKRKATQVGIAGAFFGVALVFLGLLVIALVVAAILGLATIMPGWLAALIVAAFFLLIVAIASLIGIAKFKKAMPLVPEDTIRGIKHDLGIAKEGSAFDESILDPNSPAAKAAKAEKEAAAEKAKAEKAAKEAAKEADAVKAPTEAELRSRLKRRREHLTGVRDELGEQLDVKKQGQALLESANGKFKDGKEFASAKLADLGDSVPESLTERLAARWKDLAAFATAAVVFVVALRKLLKK
- a CDS encoding putative CDP-diacylglycerol--glycerol-3-phosphate 3-phosphatidyltransferase (identified by match to protein family HMM PF01066), giving the protein MRLIGAGSHPDRPQVDHDLIFTIPNVLTVLRFMGVPLFVWLVLSEQEYGFAVLVLVIMGSTDWVDGYIARRFDQTSKLGRILDPMADRAALLAVAFTLAIAGVVQWWYLAALLVPDAVLAIASLIYFRSHPDLPVSIIGKIRTALLLVGTPLLVLSKLPIPLTEVYFVAAWTFLGFGLLGHWIAAYNYFWAILRKGKELKTDDGGRG
- a CDS encoding putative integral membrane protein; translated protein: MVWLAVFLAVLGAFFLAIGAQRQGSAVKADTGGLALSSNGFLRLLRNPRWMLGLLFLALGMVMNAVALVSAPLTVVQPIGAIALVITTVVNAKDQGLSINRATVVAISACVTGSALFVLLAVNVTQENHHVNTEDELTIVLLLALAVGIFGTLAVVFRHRMSAFVYILGAGVLFGFVAVLTRIIGKHLLDPNGLFLLNVQWYTLIAIVAAGGLGSWFVQSAYSGGPPDLVIAGLTVIDPMVGIAIGIVILGELRPDVHAVMAIAMAAAATLAIVGVIALSRHHPEVTKRKKDAKAAASRKA
- a CDS encoding putative glycosyl transferase, group 1 family protein (identified by match to protein family HMM PF00534), with the translated sequence MTIPDTNKPLTILIAADTYPPHVNGAAQFGYRLAKGMTARGHNVHVLACRPDTGKSYTEFRDEATVHRLRSHGVFTHEYFRICFPWEIKKEISLLFDKVQPDVVHIQSHYMIGEHVLYEAVKRGIRIVATNHFMPENLNPFLPFPQWFKDIVGRISWKDMGKVMGQADVVTTPTPLAAKAMHQHAFLRKVLPLSNGIDSSAYELQPGEIIEPHANPTVLFVGRLAEEKHINVLIDAVAKTPRELNVNLEIVGGGEVRPALEAQVAKLGLGDRVRFLGLASDEDLREAYIKADIFCMPGTAELQSLVTLEAMSASTPVLLANAMALPHLVRDGENGYLFTPNDSNELAAKITHLVELPKDELVAMGKLSREMVEPHSINGTLQTFEDLYRGASYEDKVV